GTGATGAAGTCACCATTTCTAAATGGTACTAATTGTGAATGGTCTTTAGATAATAAATCTGTACCCATCATCAAGTAGTTTTTAGAATCAATACCAACTAAATGCAATAGTGTTGGCATAACGTCTACTTGTCCACCATAAGTGTTATCAACGCCGCCTTGTTTACCAGGAATCTTCATCCATAAACCAGTGCGGTTCAAGTCCATGAATTTTGCTGGTGTAATATCTTCACCTAATAATTTTTCCATAGCTTTATTATGGTTTTCTGAAATACCATAGTGGTCACCGTAAATAATAATTACAGAATTTTTGTAAAGGCCTTTGGCTTTCAAGTCATTAATATATTGTTCTAATGATCTATCAAGATAATTTGCTGTTTGTACATATCCATCGACTGTTGAGTCACCAGTGTTTGGTTTCTCAATATCCGCATCCTCAGATGACAATGTAAACGGATAATGGTTTGTCAACGTAATAAGATGTGAATAGAATGGTTGTTTCATTTTAGATTGATAATCTGCTGATGCTTTAAAGAATGGCATATCTTTCAATCCTAAGTTTTCAATATTATTAGGACTCATATCATAATATGTTGCATCATAGAATTTATCGATACCGAAATGTTTATAAACTTGGTCACGGTTCCAGAAAGTTTTGTAGTCACCATGCATTACGTTACTGTTATAGCCTTCTTTTTGATCCAGAATAGCTGGCAATGATTGGAAAGTATTAGAGCCTTTCAGTGAATAAGCAGAACCTTGAGGCAATCCATATAAACTGTTATCCATTGTGAATTCCGCATCGGATGTTTTACCTTGACCAGTTTGATGGAAGAAGTTTGGATAATATCTGAACTCGTCATTACCTGAAGATAATTTATTCAAGAATGGAGTAACTTCTTTACCGTTTACTTTCTTGTTGATCAAGAATGTTTGGAAACTCTCTAAATGGATTTTGATAATATTTTTCTTTTTACCTGCACCATAATATTCAGGATTAGGCTGTGTTTGCTTTTGTTTTGTGTAGTTTAATACTTTAGTCAAATCATCTTCTGATGCCAATGCTTTTTCTTGGTTATTTTGAATTGTCTTAACACCATCATAAATTGTGAAGTTGTAAGGTCCTAAATATTTCACAAGATATTTATGGTCAAATGTACGTGTTAACAATTCAGGACGGTCTGTTTCAGCAAATGCTAAGTTTAAGAAGAACAATGCAACTGAAACGGCCATTACAACTGGTACAAATTTCTTGCTGAATGTACGTGTGCTTAACCATTGAGATTTAAAAATCAGTATAAATAAGTAAACAATTGTATCAATAAAGTATACAAAATCGTACCATTTAAATGAAGCTGATACTGCTCCGCCCATAGATTCAACATTACCTGCTTGGTTTAAGGTACTGAATGTCAAGAAGTCTGAGAAGAATCTAAAATAAACGACATTCGCATAAAGTAAAAATGTAAGTAAGAAACCGCCTACAAACATAAACCAAAATGCTTTCTTACCTTTAAAGAACAAGAATACACTTAATACCAGTGCGATTAAGCTGTATGGATTCATCAATAGAATCAAATTTTGAACTAATCCCTTAACTCCTAAAGAAAAATCAACATAATAAGCAAAGTATGTTTTTATACTCAACGTGATAAGCGTGAGTATGAAAAAGGCAAAGATGCTTATTTTCTTTTTCTGCAGACTCATGTGTGTCTCCCCCGTTATTATTTATTCATCTTAAATCACTCTATACATTAAAAACTAGGTTGAGATTAAAAGTGAAATCTGTCACTCACTACACGGAATTTCAAACAGCCCTTTTCTCAACCTCTTTGTTTCATAAAAAATTTGTTAAACATTATTTTTCGTTAATCATTTATTTACAATCTTCACTTTTTGTAATCTGTTTGTAACAAAAAGTACGTAGTACAGTAATTAAATATAGAACAATTCGGCTCGGATTTCAAGTAATAACCTAGTCATTTTTTACTTATTACACTTTATTTTTTATTTGTTAATTTTATAATAAGGTACAATGAAAACAAAGCTTAGCTACTGTTAAATCAAGCTTTTATTGTAATTAAAGAGTGTTGATAGCGTTAAATTATACACGCTTTTTCTTATTTTCAAATCAGACTCTAGACCTAGTGCTCCTTTTTAAAATACTGTGTGTACTTAGTTAAATAAAAAACTGACCGGATAATGTTATCCGATCAGCGTTCTATATTTTATATAGATAGACTCAATTTATTTTTGCATTTCTTGCAACATTCTATACTCGATACCATGAAACAGCTGTTGTACCCAGCTGCTGTATTTCATTAAATTATCTTCCGCCGTGTAAACATCGATGTATTGGAATTTTAATTTAGAGCCTTGCGGTTTTTGAGCGAGTTTAGTGAGATGATAGCTGGCAATCGTACCGATTTGCGGATAACTGCCTAGTGTATAATGATCATTTAACAAAATTATCGGTGAACCATCACGTTTTACTTGTATTGTGCCTCTTTTAACCGATTGATGAGGCGGCATATCTTCATAATATGCTTTTACCGGTTCTCCTTCTAAAATCATCCCTGCACGGTTAGCCTTGCTGGTTACTTTATATTCTTCACGCGTAAAACGATTCAATGTTTCTTCGTCAAAATCTTCAGCACCTTTGTTCAAGATGACATGAAACATATCTGACATATAGTTGAAAGATAGAGCATACCCATCAACACCCCAATCCGTTTTATGAGTATGTTTCAGATTATCAAACAATTTCAAATGACGTTCGGAGTAAGCACGTTTCATATTAATAGCATCACCAGCTTGTAGCTTGCGGCCTTCATATCCCCCGATGTGAGAGAGAAAATCAGTTGAAGTAGAGCCGAGCCACTCTTCTAACTCAACGCCGCCCCCTATTGCTAAATAAACACGAGAGGTACGATTAGTTTCAGAGAATTGAAGGACATCGCCTTTTTCAACTAAATATAATTTATTAGGCAAAATGCGCATCTGCTGTGTCCAAGCTTTAAAATTGCCTCCTGCTAAGGCAATCAAAGTCGGTTCAGTAAAACGTATGCGAGCCATTTTAGTCGTCATTTCTAGCGTTGCTTCATTTTTATCATTCGCAACCAGACGATTGGCCACTTCATGCGCTAAGAAATCAATTGCCCCGCCAGGTATCACGCCGTCATGTTCATACCCTTGACGTCCAAAATCTTGAAAGCTGGCAAATAAACCTGGATCTTCTATGATGATTGACATTATACTTCGCCTCCAATCTTATCGGCCTCTGGTTCAGTTGCTTTGAAGCGAATCGTATCGCCTAATTTCAGTAATGTAAAATCTTCTTTTGAAGGGTCGAATAACTTAACCGGTGTATAACCGATAACAATCCAGTCTCCATATGTATCAGTTGTAACGATACCGCTCTTTTTACCTTCTAAAATAACAGAACCTGCTGGAATATATTTCTTCGTATCTCCTGTGTGATTAATATATAAGCGCTCATTCATTCCTGTTAAATACGGAAAGCCAGGAGAATAACCCATCATGGAAACGAAATAAGTTTTTTGAGAGTGCAACTGAATAAAAGTTTCTTTATCCATATTATAAAATTCCAGTAATGCTTCTAAATCCGGCCCATAAGCTCCACCATAATAAACTGGAATTTCAGTCGGCATATTGACAGCATCTCCATGTTTAACTTCAATTTTGATAGATTGCAGCAATTCTTTCATATATTGGAAAGGCGACTTAATATGATGATGTTTAATCATACTTCTCGCATCGTAAACAATCATCATATCCGATTCAGTCGGCACAATTTCAGTGATAAAAGGATAATCTTGTTCTACTAAATAAGAACGTAATGCCAATAAATCTTCTGTTGTATTTTGGGTCACTTCTTTTTCCACCGAAACTACAATCGCTTGGTCACCTTGACTATAAATCTTCATAACGCACCTCGAATTATTATTGGTTATAAAACATATTCAATAAATCTATAATGTATAAAACAAGTATTTTCATGAAGTAATACACGAGTACCAGCTGTATCATCAACATTCCGCTCACTAATAAGCGTGCTGTCCGATAATAATGTCGCTTAATCAGTCGCTTAGAAACTAGTTTAGTGAGAAATGTTGCAGCAACTATTAAAATAACGATAATCCATAACATGCTGCCACCTTTATTTATACCCTTCATTTACTTTGATTGTTCTGAACATTATCAATTTTAAAGATTAATCCGAATATCGGCAACCTCTCGCAAACTATTTATTAGAAAAATTCGGGCTTGCCCGCTTCTCAACTTCTCTTTCAACTCATCAACCTGATAAGTTCGCAGCTGTAATTGTCCCTTATCCAACATAGCTTGGCGCATACATCCTTTTAAAAAATCATTTTCAAAAGGAGGTGTATACCATTGACCTTCTTCTTCCACAACTACATTGCCGATATCAAACTCCAACACTTTGCCAGCCGCGTCATAATACAAGACAACATCTGTAATGTGAGAGTGTGCGACGTGTCCCCGTTCTGAAGTTTTGCACGTATATTGCCATTCAGGAAATTGATAATCTATTAATTCAAAATGTGCGCTGAAACTACTCTTTTTCGGCAACTCCACAATCTGATGCGTTAAACTTCCATCTTTCTCCAACATGACTTTCAAGCGCCATACACCATTTGCATGTTTCGCACAGATTGCTTCCAGATAGTCTTCCCACTTTTCATTATCAAACCTATAGCCCAATCGTTCAGCTGACTGCGCAATTCTTCTCGTATGATAAACCTTTCTCGAAATCTCGCCTTCATCCACTCGCATCGTTTCAAACAAATACATTCTTCACTACCCCAATATCTTAGTTTTGGCTCTGAACTCTGACACCTCAGCTGCTGGATCCGAATCAATCGTAATCCCTGCACCCACGCCATAAATCGCCTTTCCTTCTATATACTGTATCGTTCTGATAGCCACATTAAATATTGCCTTCCCATCCGGCAACATTAAACCGATTGTACCGCAGTAACCATGTCGCGGCACTTCCTCTAACTGTTTAATATAGCGCATCGTACTGATTTTAGGTGCCCCCGTAATCGAACCGCACGGGAACAACGCTTCAAACAACCGCACCAAAGCAGTCCCTTGGCGCATCACTCCAGTCACCATACTCGTCATCTGATACACCGTTTCATAACGCTCAATATAGAACGGCTGATACACCTTCACACTTCCCGGAACCGCAATCCGCGCAATATCATTTCGCAATAAATCCACAATCATGACATTTTCCGCCCGATCCTTCTCAGAGTGCGCCAACCGTTCATAGAACATGTGATCATCCGCTTCATCAACGCCCCGAGGCATCGTCCCCTTCATCGGCTTGCTCAGCACCACATCTTGAGCCCCTTTAAATTCTCCCTTTTGGAAAAATAATTCGGGAGAGATGGAAGCCACTTGTAATTCCTCTGTATCTAGTAGTGCTGTATAATTTCCATGTGCAGTTTGGGTCAAGTACGCATATAATTCAGAAATTGGTACACGAATTTCATCATATAAACGCGTTGTATAATTAACTTGATACGTATTTCCAGCAATAATTGCCTCTTGAACCGCTTGAATATGCGCTTGCAGCATCTCATCAGGCATCCGGAACTTGAAGCAAAGTTGGGGCGGATGCTTCACTTCCGCTTTCACTGTAGCTTCAGGTTGTGCAAAGACATAAGCAGCCGCATAAACATAATCTGATGTTTCAGGAAGATTGACTTTCATATCAGAATCGAATGCCGGTGCTGCTTCATAAGGTAGATACACACCCACATATTCACCCTTTTTCTGATGAGCTTCCGCAAATGCAAGCACATCTTTGACTTCTTCTAAATGATAGGCTACAGAAGATGCTTGGATGCTTTCAAAATCATAATGATAGGTTTGATACTTAGTTTCATCTTCGTAATAACGAAAGTTAAATTTAGCTAACAACCCTTTCACCCGCTTTCTGTACAAACAGTCGAAATTGTTCATGCCCATATTCACTTAAAATAGATTCTGGATGATATTGTACTCCATACACAGGATAAGATTGGTGTTGAACCCCCATAATAATATGTTCTGCGTTTTCAGCGGTTACTTTTAATACTGCAGGAATTTCAGCAGGATCTGCCATTAATGAATGATAACGCATAACTTGAAATGATTGAGGCAACCCCTCAAATATGCCTTCTGCAGTAGTCGTAATGCTGGTAGTATGACCATGTACCGGACGCGTATTCGGTATGATAGAGCCGCCATAATACTCAATAATCAATTGAAAACCGAGGCATACTCCTAAGATAGGAATTTTACCCTCAAATCTTTCAAGAATTTGAAATAAAATCGGATAATCACTTGGACGTCCAGGACCTGGAGAAATAACCAATGCTGAAGGTTGAAGTGCTTCAAGCTCTCGCAGTGTTACCTCTGTACTATCTATTACTTTGATTTCCGAACCGCTTTCTACAGTCAGATAATCTACTATATTGTATGTAAATGAATCTTTGTTATCTATCATAATAATCATACGCTATACCCCTAACAAAATTGCTTGATTTAAATCTATTTTACAAAATAATCCACCAGAATGTAACACACCCCTTGCAGTCTGTCTTGATTTTGTCTTGTAAATATATTATTCTATCTAACGAATTCAATTAACAGAGGTTCCTAGCTGATACCCTCTATAAAAAACTAGACTTTTACTTCCAAACGTCTATCTTTTATAGAGATAGGCAATACAAAATTAAATTGTCTATCATGTCAACTTGGGCCTGAGAACTTGTATTTGTACTTACAGCAAAGCAGTTCATACAGCGTCCAATTTTTTTATTTTCAGCTAGACCATGAAAGATAAAGGAGCAATCAATTTATGTCAGCCCACACACTTGATGATAATAAAGCGCTGGTTGTATTCAGCGGAGGTCAAGATAGTACAACATGTCTTTTTTACGCAAAAGAAAAATTTGAAGAAGTTGAACTTGTTACATTCCAATACGGTCAACGCCATGATACAGAAATCGAAGTCGCAAAGAAAATTGCAGATGAGCAAGGTTTAAAACATCATATTCTAGACATGTCGCTGCTCTCCCAACTTACTCCTAATGCACTCACACAACATAATTTAGAAATTGAACAAACAGATGATGGCGTTCCTAATACCTTTGTACCGGCGAGAAATTTATTATTTTTATCATTTGCTGGAGCGTTAGCTTATCAAATCAAAGCACGCCATATCATTACAGGCGTCTGTGAAACCGACTTCTCAGGTTATCCCGACTGTCGCGATGATTTCGTTAAATCTATGAATGTCACATTAAACTTATCTATGGATAAAAACTTTGTTATCCATACACCATTGATGTGGCTAGACAAAAAAGAAACTTGGGCTTTGAGCGACCAACTCGGTGTCTTAGATTATGTACGTAACCAAACATTAACCTGCTACAACGGTATTATTGCAGATGGTTGCGGTGAATGCCCTGCCTGTAAATTACGTGCACGTGGTTTAAATGCTTATTTAGAAGAAAAAGGAGTGAAGTAGGATGTTACAACAAATTTACCCCAGTGTTTCTCATCCTTACGCGTTCGAATTAAATAAAGATTTTCATTTTGCAGCAGCCCACTATATCCCATGCGAAGATGCAGGTAAATGCGTGCGTACACATGGTCACACTTATTTTGTGAATTTAACGATTGTCGGCGATGAACTAGATCATAGCGGTTTCTTAATTAATTTCGCTTACTTAAAAAAACAAATACACGAACAATTCGATCATTATTTATTGAATGACTTACCGCAATTTAAAGACAAAATGCCGTCCACAGAAGTAGTAGCACAAACCATTTGTAAAATGGCTGAAGAAATACTAGAACAACAACCTAATCATCCGAAATGTGCGCAAGTATATTTACGTGAAACACCTTCCAGCTATGTTGTTTATCGACCAAAGGAGTTCCGCAATGGCTAAAATACCTGTATTAGAAATTTTCGGTCCGACTATCCAAGGTGAAGGCAGAGTCATCGGCCGCAAAACTATGTTTGTGCGTACAGCAGGTTGTGATTATCATTGCAGTTGGTGTGATTCTAAGTTTACTTGGGATGGCAGTGCAAAAGAAGATATTCAAATGATGACCGCTGAAGAAATTTATCAGCAATTAAAAGAAGTAGGCGGTGACTGTTTCAATCACGTTACAATTTCAGGCGGCAACCCTGCTTTAATTAAAGGAATTCAAGCGTTAGTGGATTTATTTGAAGAATATGGTATCGAAACCGCTTTAGAAACTCAAGGCAGTCGTTACCAACCTTGGATGCGCCAAATCAACGACTTAACTATCAGTCCAAAACCACCAAGTTCAGGTATGAAACCTAACTTGGAAATATTAGATAGTGTCATTGCTCAATGCGTACCTGAATCCTTAAATTTAAAGGTAGTTATTTTTGAAGACAGAGACTTTGAATTTGCTAAAAAAATTCATCACCGCTATCCTGATATTCCTTTTTACTTACAAGTCGGCAATCCTTATTTAGAGGAAGAAGTCGAAAACCATACCTCGCGTTTATTGGAACGTTATGAAAGTTTAGTAGAGACAGTAATGCACAGCAGCGATATGAATCAAGCTTATGTATTGCCGCAGCTGCATACCCTTCTTTGGAGCAATCAAAAAGGTGTATAAATTATATATTCTCATAAAGATTGTTCTGTTTTATCTATTTAAAACAGAGCAATCTTTTTTAATACTATGCT
Above is a genomic segment from Staphylococcus piscifermentans containing:
- the ltaS gene encoding polyglycerol-phosphate lipoteichoic acid synthase LtaS, yielding MSLQKKKISIFAFFILTLITLSIKTYFAYYVDFSLGVKGLVQNLILLMNPYSLIALVLSVFLFFKGKKAFWFMFVGGFLLTFLLYANVVYFRFFSDFLTFSTLNQAGNVESMGGAVSASFKWYDFVYFIDTIVYLFILIFKSQWLSTRTFSKKFVPVVMAVSVALFFLNLAFAETDRPELLTRTFDHKYLVKYLGPYNFTIYDGVKTIQNNQEKALASEDDLTKVLNYTKQKQTQPNPEYYGAGKKKNIIKIHLESFQTFLINKKVNGKEVTPFLNKLSSGNDEFRYYPNFFHQTGQGKTSDAEFTMDNSLYGLPQGSAYSLKGSNTFQSLPAILDQKEGYNSNVMHGDYKTFWNRDQVYKHFGIDKFYDATYYDMSPNNIENLGLKDMPFFKASADYQSKMKQPFYSHLITLTNHYPFTLSSEDADIEKPNTGDSTVDGYVQTANYLDRSLEQYINDLKAKGLYKNSVIIIYGDHYGISENHNKAMEKLLGEDITPAKFMDLNRTGLWMKIPGKQGGVDNTYGGQVDVMPTLLHLVGIDSKNYLMMGTDLLSKDHSQLVPFRNGDFITPKYKYVNGKAYDNKTNQPLTKEPADLQKNKQQVEKDLEMSDNVLNGDLFRFYKNPDFKKVNPSKYQYKTGPKGSEQK
- a CDS encoding 5-oxoprolinase subunit C family protein, whose translation is MSIIIEDPGLFASFQDFGRQGYEHDGVIPGGAIDFLAHEVANRLVANDKNEATLEMTTKMARIRFTEPTLIALAGGNFKAWTQQMRILPNKLYLVEKGDVLQFSETNRTSRVYLAIGGGVELEEWLGSTSTDFLSHIGGYEGRKLQAGDAINMKRAYSERHLKLFDNLKHTHKTDWGVDGYALSFNYMSDMFHVILNKGAEDFDEETLNRFTREEYKVTSKANRAGMILEGEPVKAYYEDMPPHQSVKRGTIQVKRDGSPIILLNDHYTLGSYPQIGTIASYHLTKLAQKPQGSKLKFQYIDVYTAEDNLMKYSSWVQQLFHGIEYRMLQEMQK
- the pxpB gene encoding 5-oxoprolinase subunit PxpB encodes the protein MKIYSQGDQAIVVSVEKEVTQNTTEDLLALRSYLVEQDYPFITEIVPTESDMMIVYDARSMIKHHHIKSPFQYMKELLQSIKIEVKHGDAVNMPTEIPVYYGGAYGPDLEALLEFYNMDKETFIQLHSQKTYFVSMMGYSPGFPYLTGMNERLYINHTGDTKKYIPAGSVILEGKKSGIVTTDTYGDWIVIGYTPVKLFDPSKEDFTLLKLGDTIRFKATEPEADKIGGEV
- a CDS encoding aminotransferase class IV gives rise to the protein MYLFETMRVDEGEISRKVYHTRRIAQSAERLGYRFDNEKWEDYLEAICAKHANGVWRLKVMLEKDGSLTHQIVELPKKSSFSAHFELIDYQFPEWQYTCKTSERGHVAHSHITDVVLYYDAAGKVLEFDIGNVVVEEEGQWYTPPFENDFLKGCMRQAMLDKGQLQLRTYQVDELKEKLRSGQARIFLINSLREVADIRINL
- a CDS encoding chorismate-binding protein; protein product: MLAKFNFRYYEDETKYQTYHYDFESIQASSVAYHLEEVKDVLAFAEAHQKKGEYVGVYLPYEAAPAFDSDMKVNLPETSDYVYAAAYVFAQPEATVKAEVKHPPQLCFKFRMPDEMLQAHIQAVQEAIIAGNTYQVNYTTRLYDEIRVPISELYAYLTQTAHGNYTALLDTEELQVASISPELFFQKGEFKGAQDVVLSKPMKGTMPRGVDEADDHMFYERLAHSEKDRAENVMIVDLLRNDIARIAVPGSVKVYQPFYIERYETVYQMTSMVTGVMRQGTALVRLFEALFPCGSITGAPKISTMRYIKQLEEVPRHGYCGTIGLMLPDGKAIFNVAIRTIQYIEGKAIYGVGAGITIDSDPAAEVSEFRAKTKILG
- a CDS encoding anthranilate synthase component II; this translates as MIIMIDNKDSFTYNIVDYLTVESGSEIKVIDSTEVTLRELEALQPSALVISPGPGRPSDYPILFQILERFEGKIPILGVCLGFQLIIEYYGGSIIPNTRPVHGHTTSITTTAEGIFEGLPQSFQVMRYHSLMADPAEIPAVLKVTAENAEHIIMGVQHQSYPVYGVQYHPESILSEYGHEQFRLFVQKAGERVVS
- the queC gene encoding 7-cyano-7-deazaguanine synthase QueC; the protein is MSAHTLDDNKALVVFSGGQDSTTCLFYAKEKFEEVELVTFQYGQRHDTEIEVAKKIADEQGLKHHILDMSLLSQLTPNALTQHNLEIEQTDDGVPNTFVPARNLLFLSFAGALAYQIKARHIITGVCETDFSGYPDCRDDFVKSMNVTLNLSMDKNFVIHTPLMWLDKKETWALSDQLGVLDYVRNQTLTCYNGIIADGCGECPACKLRARGLNAYLEEKGVK
- the queD gene encoding 6-carboxytetrahydropterin synthase QueD gives rise to the protein MLQQIYPSVSHPYAFELNKDFHFAAAHYIPCEDAGKCVRTHGHTYFVNLTIVGDELDHSGFLINFAYLKKQIHEQFDHYLLNDLPQFKDKMPSTEVVAQTICKMAEEILEQQPNHPKCAQVYLRETPSSYVVYRPKEFRNG
- the queE gene encoding 7-carboxy-7-deazaguanine synthase QueE — its product is MAKIPVLEIFGPTIQGEGRVIGRKTMFVRTAGCDYHCSWCDSKFTWDGSAKEDIQMMTAEEIYQQLKEVGGDCFNHVTISGGNPALIKGIQALVDLFEEYGIETALETQGSRYQPWMRQINDLTISPKPPSSGMKPNLEILDSVIAQCVPESLNLKVVIFEDRDFEFAKKIHHRYPDIPFYLQVGNPYLEEEVENHTSRLLERYESLVETVMHSSDMNQAYVLPQLHTLLWSNQKGV